A region of the Terriglobia bacterium genome:
GACGTCTACCCCGGTCCGTGGTTTGCTTCCACGGAAGTCCGAACCAAGGTGACTGACGGCTCGATGCAGGCGCTGATGGATGAGTTCCGGAAGATCCGGGATGAAGACGTCCCGGAGAAAGAGCTTGACGAGTCCCGTCGTGCCATCGTCTCCAGCTTTGCCCTTTCGCTGGAAAGCCCCACCACGCTCCTCCGCTCGTGGTTGACCGTGGACTATTACAAGCTCCCGCAGGATTACTGGGACCAGTATCCGGAGGAAGTGGCCAAGGTGACGCCGCAGCTAGTCAAAGAGACAGCCCAAAAATATATCGACCTTGACCATCTCCAGGTGGTCTGCGTCGGCAGCGGCAAGGACATCAAGGACGTCCTGAAAAAATACGGGCCGATCGAGGTCTACGACACGAACGGCAAGCGAATTGAATAAACCCGGCTGCGCCGGGCCTATTCTCCCAGGACCTTGATCAGGACGCGTTTGCGCCGCTGGCCGTCAAACTCGGCATAATACACCTGCTGCCACGGGCCGAGGTCAAGCCGGCCGCGCGTGACGGGCACCAGCACCTGGTGTCCCACCAGCAGATTTTTCAGGTGGGCGTCGCCGTTGGTTTCCCCTGTCTGGTGGTGGCGGTAATCGGAGCGGAACGGTGCGAGTTGTTCCAGCCACTCGTCGATGTCGCCGATCAGGCCGTCTTCAGCATCATTAATATAGACCCCGGCAGTGATGTGCATGGCGGAGGCCAGCACCAGGCCTTCCTGGATGTTGGCGGCCTCCAGCGCCTTTTCAATTTCGGCGGTAATATTGATGAACTCGCGCTTTTTCTTGGTGTTGAACCACAGATATTGCGTGTGAGCTTTCATAGTCCCTCTGCCTTCTATAAATTTTTTCTATAGCTTCAATAGACGGCCTGCATTGACCAGCCCTGCCCAAAATCTTATGCTTATTGTAGAATGTTGCGTTGTCTTAATGGTCGTTTGCCTTACACTCCGCGAGAGACTACACGAGCGACGCTCGCAGAACCTGGGGTAAACAGGGAAATCGCAGGAGGCTTAATATGAAATCCGGCAATTCCAGCCGAGGCGCCGTGCATGTGCCAGACGCCAGCGCCAGCATAGCCGAGGCCCATCTGGTTGAACAGCAGGAGCGTGCCCGTCAGAAGGACCCGCAACTGTTGAGAGACCTTTTGGAGAAGATGTTGCTGATCCGGCGCTTCGAGGAAAAGTCAGCCGAGATGTATACGCTGGGAAAGATTGGCGGCTTTTGCCATCTCTATATCGGTCAAGAGGCAGTTGGAGTTGGAGCCATCGCAGCTCTGGAACCCGAAGACGCCGTTCTTTGCTCTTACCGTGACCACGGCCAAGCCCTGGCGCGCGGAATGGATCCCGGAGCCATCATGGCCGAGCTTTTTGGCAAGCGCACCGGATGTTCGAAGGGCAAAGGCGGATCGATGCACCTTTTTGACCCCGCCGTGGGTTTCCTGGGCGGGCATGGCATCGTGGGCGGCCAGATTCCGCTGGCTGCCGGCGTGGCGTTTGCCGCCAAGTATCTGGGCCAGTCCCGCGTGACGTTGTGCTTTTTTGGCGAGGCGGCGGTGAACATCGGGTCCTTCCATGAATCATTAAACCTGGCCCAACTATGGAAGCTTCCGGTGGTGTTTATTTGCGAAAACAATGAATTCGGGATGGGCACGCCGATTCTCAAGACCTCCGCTATCCGCGACCTGTCAGAGAAGGCCGGTTCGTATGACATGGCCCGGGCGGTCGTAGATGGCATGGACGTGCTTTCGGTTTACGACGGAATATCTGAGGCGGTTGAGCGGGCCCGCAAGGAAGACCTGCCCACGCTGATTGAAGCCCGGACATACCGCTTTATGGGCCACTCGATGTCTGATCCGGCCCATGGCACCTACCGCACGCGGGAAGAACTTGCTGAACACCGGCAGCGCGACCCCATCAAACGCTTCACTTCCACACTGGAATCCCTGGGCATAATCAATCAGGAATATATCGATGACCTGGACAGCAGGATTCGTGAAGTCGTCGATCAGGCAGTGGCGTTTGCAGATGAAAGTCCGGATCCCGCGCCCGAAGATTTGGCAACAGACGTTTATCTCCCGTAGTTCGGCTTGAGCAAAGGCTTTAACGTTTCATCGTGGGCGGCAACCGGGGCCCTGGGACCTTCAGGACGTATGTCCGGGCCGCAACCGCTGCCACAATAAAGAGAGCGAGGAACACTAATGGCAGTTCTGGCATTCAGGGAAGCGCTCAATCAGGCGATGCGCGAAGAAATGCAGCGTGACGAGAGGGTCTTCCTGATGGGCGAGGAAGTGGGCGCCTACAACGGCGCCTATAAGGTCAGCAAAGGATTGCTGGACGAATTCGGCCCCAAGCGCGTTCTCGACACGCCCATCACTGAGCTTGGCTTCACAGGCCTCGGTGTGGGCGCCGCCATGGCGGGGCTGCGGCCTATTGTTGAAATGATGACCTTTAATTTCTCGCTGTTGGCCCTCGACCAGATTGTCAACAGCGCCGCCAAGATGCTTTACATGTCGGGAGGCCAGGTCGGCGCGCCGATGGTTATTCGCGGGCCGGGCGGCGCCGGCCATCAGCTTTCCGCGCAGCACTCGCAGGCACTGGAGGCATGGTTCTGCCACATTCCAGGTCTCAAGGTCGTGACGCCTTCCACGCCCGCGGACGCCAAGGGCCTGCTGAAGACTTCTATTCGTGACAACAACCCCGTCATTTTTATCGAATCGGAAGTCCTTTATGGCCTGAAGGGCGAAGTTCCCGAGGGCGAGTATACGATCCCGCTGGGCGTTGCGGAAATCAAGCGTCCCGGAAACGACGTTACACTGGTGGCGCACGCGAAGATGGTCCATGTGGCGCTCGAGGCCGCCGAGGAGCTTGAAAAGGAAGGGATCGACGCCGAAATCATCGACCCGCGAACGCTTCGTCCGCTCGACACTGAAACCATCCTTCAATCAATCAGGAAAACCAACCGGGCCGTCATCGTGGAGGAGGGCTGGCCTTTCTGCGGCATTGGGGCCCAGGTTGTGGATACGATTCAGCATCAGGCTTTCGACTATCTTGATGCTCCCATCCTGCGCGTAACGGGTGTTGACGTTCCCATGCCCTACGCCAAGCCGCTGGAGCACCTGCACGCGCCGGACAAGGCCCGAGTGATTGACGCTGTTCACCGCGTAACGTACAAGAATTAGCCCGGCCAACTTTTCTCAAGAGGTTTCGTATGGCATCTCGAGTTCTAATGCCCAAGGGCAGCGATACCATGACCGAGGGCAAGGTCCTGAAGTGGCTTAAGAACGAAGGCGAGCAGGTCGCGAACGGGGACGCCCTGGTCGAAATTGAGACCGACAAAGTGGACATGGAAGTCGAGTCGATGGCCTCCGGCGTCCTGCGCAAGGTCCTGGTGCAGGCAGGAGAAACCGTTCCGGTGGGGCAGATGCTGGCCGTCATCGGCAAAGCGGAAGAGGATATTTCATCTCTCGTCTCCTCCAACGGCGGGGCCGCCGCAGCCAAGCCGCCAGCCGGGCCGCAAAAGACAGAAACCGGTTCGAAAGAGGCTGCGCCGCCTCAGCCGCTGGCCAGAGCCGCGGCCCCTGGTCCCGGCCCAGCGCCAACGCCCCAGCCAACAGAGGGTGGGCGCGTTCTGGCTTCGCCGCTGGCTCGCCGCATAGCGCGCGACACAGGGCTGGATCTCGCAGCCATTCAGGGCTCTGGACCCGGAGGGCGCATCATTCGCCGCGACGTGGAATCCGCCGCTGCCACGGGCGCTCCGTCGGCGGCTTCGAGGGTGCAGTTCGCTCCGCAAGGCCCTGAATTTCGCGATGAACCTCTCAGCCAGATGCGCAAGACCATTGCCCAAAGGCTCGCTCAGAGCCTTGGCCCGGTTCCCCACTTCTATCTGACGATTGACGTGGACATGAAGAAGGCGAAGGAACTGCGCGAGTCGGCGAACAAGCTGAACCCCAATTTGAAGCTGACCTACAATGACATCATCGTAAAGGCCTGCGCGGTGGCGCTGATCCAGCACCCCGATGTCAATGCCAGTTTCACCGGCAACGCCATCCGATATCATAACCGTGTCCACCTCGGCATTGCCGTCGCCATTGATGGCGGCGGCCTCATCACACCGGTCGTGCGCGATTGCAATCTCAAAACCCTGCAACAGATATCGACGGAATCCAAAGACCTGATTGCGCGTGCCCGCACCCGCAAGCTGAAGCCCGAAGAGTATACGGGCGGGACCTTCAGCGTCTCCAATCTGGGCATGATGGGCATCGTGGAATTCTCGGCGGTCATCAACCCGCCTGAGGGCGCCATTCTGGCCATTGGCTCGGTTGAAGAAAAGCCCGTGGTGGAAAACGGGCAGATCACCATAGGGTTCCGTTGCAGGATGACGCTCTCCTGTGACCATCGCGTCGTTGATGGTGCGACGGGCGCGCGGTTCCTGCAGTCGCTCCAGCAGATTCTGGAGAATCCCATTCTGATGGCCCTTTAGAGATTCCCTCCTGGCTTGGAGGATGGAGTTGATTCCCGCGGAATCCAGGATGAAGATCCCCGGCGCACGGTCCTCGACCGCGGTGGGATCGCCCAGCCGACATCGAGAAGCGCGGCATGGGTGGAAATCTCCTGCGCCGTCATGCAGCGGCGGGTTTCGATTGCAGCTTCAATCTAAGCTACCTCTGTAGGGGTGAGCTGACGCAGCACGCCCATCGAGCAGGTTTTTTGATTGGCGGCAATCTCACCGGGCGGCGTCATTCCGTCTACCACTGCAACGGGCCGCTCACCAAGGTGGGGCTCGCTCCGCAAAACGGCTTGCAGCGCCAGGCATGAAACCTCCAACCAGAGTATCGATTTCACCCAATCCTGTCAGCAGCAACCATCGAAAGCCGCCTCGCACCATAAGATTCCGGAGGTAAACAGAAGCTGCGGTGAAGCGTTTTTCGATGCGATCAGGCTGCCTGCAACCGTCCCGATACCGTCGGCGCACTCTGATTGCGGCGAGACATAAGCCGCCTGCAACCTCTGATATTTCATGGTCTCACAGACGCATAACCGCGACTGTGCGTAAAAATACTTATGCTCAGAGTACATAGTTTTACGAATTGTAACGACTCGATGGCCCTCCTAAACTGTGAAGTGGGTTGAGGGCCGGGTCAGATCAGAAACAGCACACCGCATTCCTAGAAATCTCGGCGACCTGAACAGGCGCTGAGCTGAGTCGCATCGCCGGCCGTCAAACACATCTATCGTTGGGACAGACGCTAAACCACCTGGACGGTCCAGGAATGGGACTGAAAAGGCGGAGCTAAGTCGGGGCTGGGCATTTAAAGGAAAGTCACTGCAATCAGCGAAGGAGGTCGTCATGTGTGATTATTCGTTAATGGGTGTGCCAAATCGCCTGGCGAAAGCAGGCGAGGAGTTGGTGCTCTATAGGTTTCATACCGGCACGCTGGGGTTCACCTCGCTTCTGGAAGCCACAGAGCGCCAGTGTCCGAGAAGTTTTTGGCATCGGCTGACGAGGAGCTCGTTTTCGCCCGGCGCGGCGGTCCCGGCCGTGTGCATTCCTCCCGGCGCTCGCCTGAGGCTCGAAGATGTGCCGAATAGCCTGCAATTGCGGCTGGAGGTTGGCCAGAAAGAGGAGGTTACGTTCACCCAACTGAGCGTTGAGCCGCACAGGCATCGCGATGCCGTTCGTTTTGACAACGGAAGAACATCCAGGATTCAGGATCTGCGGCCCGGAATGCGAGCCAAGGTCCTGGACCTCTCGCGTGGCAGCGATTCCGAGCCCGGCATGGACGATTCTCTGGAATTCCTGGAAGTCTTCCTTCGGAGCTAGTGCAACTGGCTGGCGCGGAATATTGCCAGCAAATGCATGAGGGCGGGACGTGCTTCATGCCAAGGACCTGGCAGGTGCGCTGCTGTTGGCAGAGAAGCACATGGGCGCGATTACGGGGCGCGCGTTCAACATTGGGGGAGGGCCGGCCAACTCCATCAGCCTGCTTCAAGTGCTGGAGTTGAGTGGCGAAATTTGCGGGCCCAAGCCGCGTTTCACGGTGGGACCCAGCACGCTGCCGCGGATTTTTCCCGTCTGGCCGTCGCCGATCGGACCGCCAACACTCATCTGATCGCGGAAGGCTGAAAGGCTGCGAGAACTGGTGCAGCCGCGGCCTGTTGCAATTTACAGCAGTCCGCTGGAACGCGCGGTTGAATCCGCCGGTATCCTGGCGGCAGGCTCCAACCTGAGGTAGAGACAGAAGAATTCCTGACTGCTCCCTGACTGTTTGCTGGGCAAACTGCGAGGACCACAGCATTGACTGGGGCTGTAATGTTCTGGAACGACCCCAACAATGCGTCTCACTGGTATTCCACCCTCGGTCCCGAACGGACCTGAAACCGACATACCTTTCCGACGAACCTTTACCTCCGCCACATTTCAACCGGAGAGCGCGCCATCACTTTCCCTTGGCCGCGGGGAGCCACGGCAGGCAGGATTGGTGGGCCGGCGCCACTGAAGCTGAAGGGGCGTCGAGCGAATGCAGGGGCGCGCTTGCGTCTGGTTTCCTGTTTGAATTCGATCGACTGAAGCAACCCAAAGGAGGAAATATAATGGCAAAAGCAAAAACGTTGAAGGAACTGTGTCTCCACGAACTGGAGGATATTTACGACGCCGAAAAACGAATCGTAAAGGCCCTGCCCAAAATGGCCGACGCAGCTTCAGGGGCGGATCTCCGCAAGGCGCTGGAACACCATCTCGAGCAGACAAAGGGCCACGTCCAGCGGCTGGAGAACGTATTCCAAAACCTGTCAGAGAAGCCCAAAGGGAAAACCTGCGACGGCATCAAAGGCATCCTCGCTGAGGGCGAAGATACTGTCAGCGATACCGGCAGTGAGGCGGTCCGAGACGCGGCCATCATTGCCGCCTGTCAGAGGGTTGAGCACTATGAAATGGCGGTTTACGGCTCCGTACGTTCCTGGATGAACCAGCTTGGGGAGACCAGTAGTGAAGGTTTGTTGCAACAAACTTTAGAAGAAGAGAAGGAGGCCGACAAGACGCTCACTACCATCGCGATAGGTTCCGCCAATGTTCGCGCCCAGACGGCGCATCCGTAGCGAGGGAGGGCGCCGGAGGCATTCGGCTGCTGCACGGCACCCTCAGTTCGCAGACGCTTCGTTCGGCTTTCAGCGCACCGGATTCAACGCGTTCGCCGAAAGCCGCACGGGGCCAGGCCGCAAAACAGAAGAGTTCCAACATTCCAACCGGAGGCGCCAATGCCAAAGAAACACCTACGCGGAGTGAGCAAGAAAGAACAGCGGGAATACGAGCACATCAAGAACAGCGCGCAGAAGTCCGGACGATACGGCAAGCGCGCGAAGGAGGTTGCCGCTCGGACGGTTATGAAGCACCACAAGCAGGCTGGCCACAAGAAAGGCCAGTAGAACCCGGGACGACCCGCAACCCCGTCGATGCTTATTCGGACTTTACCGCGCGGTGGCGCCACACGGCCCGTCCGGGAGGGCTTGTGTGCCGCGCGCGGGCAAGCTCAGGATTTCGGCGTGGAGTTTGAGATCGGTCTCGCCGACCGCACTACAGCCCACCGGCCCTGCCGCAATCGGAGCATCCGCACACACGCCGCGCTATCGAGCAAACCGTGCGGGATACCTTGCCGGGCGTCTGCATGATTTCGTTCCTGACCATGGAAGCTTTTCTCAACTGATCATTCTCCTGAGGCTTGTTGAGTCCGGGTTCCGGCACGGACATTTGAGCCCGGCGAATTATGAGGTGTCTGCCTTATGCAGGAGAACCCAGTGGGTTCGCCGGTGCGGGATGCAGACTGGCCGAAGCGTCTGGTTTTTTGGGCGTCTGTCGCGGCGTCCCTGTTCCTGTGCGTCTGGTATCGGCTGGACATTATCCTGCTGGCGTTCGCCGGCGCTCTGCTGGCCATCATTCTGCACGCCTGTGCAGACTGGCTGGAACGCCATACTCCACGAGCCATCAGCCACGGGCTGTCGTATGCGGCTATTCTACTCGGCATCGTTATTGTGGCAGCTTTGATCGGATATTGGGTTATCCCCAGCGTCATCGCTGAAGTCGGCCAGATCTCTCAGATCATTCCAAACTCAATCGCGCAAATCAAGCAGTATTTGGGCCAGAGCGGGTGGGGCAGGCACCTCGTAGAAATCGCTCAAAACGTGGCGGGCGCAGCTGGACAGGGAAGGCAACTGACCACCGTCACCAGGATTCTCGAAGGCACGATTGAAGGAGCCGTGGTTATTCTGGTTGTGGGCCTTTACGGGGCTTTTTACGCTCAAGGATACGCTGCGCGACTGCTGGACCTGGTTCCCGACAAGCATCGCGCGCGGGTCACAGAGGCTTCACAGGAAGTGGTGTACACGCTTCGCTGGTGGATGATCGCACAATTAATTCCGATGGTCGTTCTCGGAATTTCCACCGCCATCGGCCTGTGGCTGCTGCAAGTTCCCATGGCGTTAATCCTGGGGATCTTCACAGGTGCGATGATCTTTATCCCGTATGTCGGCTCCTGGCTCGCATTTGTTCCGACTGTCCTCGTTGCTCTCACCAAAGGACCCAGTACGACGATTTACGTGGTCGCGCTGTATCTGGCAATTCACGTGGCCGAGGGCTACGCGCTGACGCCCCTGGTGCAGAAGAAGGCCGTGCTGTTGCCGCCCGTCATGACAATCTTGTCACAGCTTTTCATGTGGAAAGTGGCCGGACTGCTGGGCGTGGCGCTGGCAACGCCCATCGCAGCCGCATCCCTCGTGCTGGTAAAGACCCTTTATCTGCACGAGGAAGTGAAGTCGTGACGGCACATCCGCGACGAGAGACAGAAAGGTTCCTGATTCGCAATCGTACGGAGAAGCCGAATGCGATTTTTGAACTGATTGTAATGCAGCATAGGCCCGTATCTTCAAAGCATAGCCGCTAACCCTCGGCTGATCGTCCTTGGCGTTCTGCCATTCGAAGGACTCCGCCAGCATTGAAGAAGATCGGACCGCAGCAGGATCGACCATAGACTCGGCAGTCTCTTTAGGACCAGCCAAACCGCTCCTCGAATTGACGAGCGGCGGACTGTAGCCTCAACGCCGACCGGTCTCCTGAATATTTTGTTGATCTCGGTTCCTGGGCGCCCGCTGAAAGTTGCAATCCATTGAAATAATGGAGCGGGGGACGGGGATCGAACCCGCGACGTCCAGCTTGGGAAGCTGGCATTCTACCGCTGAATTACCCCCGCTTTACTTTTGCTCACCCTGCCAGCGCACCTGCGCAGCCAGCGGAATCGGTGCGCTTACACCTTCGATATTCGCTCAGTATAACACACGCACTTTGCCTGCCGCGGCAATGCGCCCGCCCTGGTCCGTCCTCAACTGCCACTCCCATCTCAGTGTCCAAGGGAAGGCATTCACCATCCTCGTGCAAAATCAACGCCCAAATCTTAGCGATGCTCGGCCGACCCTTGCGATTGCACCGCACGCAGAACGTCTTAACGCTGGTTCATCATATCCACCAGTCCGTTGACAATCCCTGTTTCCGCGCAGCCGGGCTTCAGGTGCGTGGTTCTGACTTCGTAGCTCACCTGGTTGTAAGCGGCGTCATTCGGAATGTATCCGCTCAATCCGTTTGCGTGCGTCACCATGATGGTGTGGCGGAAGGGCGACTCCTTCTCCAGACGCAGAAAGATGGGAGTGAGGACCTCACCGGAAACGCCGGTGACGGCAATATTGTTGAGCATCAGCAGGCTCAGGCGGATGTCAACCGGGTCGGCATCCTCGAACTTAAACTCCCCGTTGGGATGCGGTCCCGGTACGACCTGGCGCCCGGGACAATTGATAACCCGCTGCCCACCCCAAACGCTTGACTCGGACGACAGGTCCTTAATATTGTTGGCCACACGGACGGTCTCTTCTCCCAGAATCCTTCCCAGGGCATCGACCATGCTGAAATCATTGTCCTGGTCCATAACGATCGGGTTCTGGTCACCGGCCGCCCCGCTGGTCCACAGCGCAACAACACCATTGGTTTTATCCTTTGGCTGGAGTTGGAGGTCCCATCCGCCGTCCGAACGCGTGGGAATATCACCCCGGTAATACTGTTCCACGAACCTCGAGGTAGCGCCGGGCAGATCGCCGCTGACTTCCAGATTGTCGGGACCCATCACCACGCCATGCACGGCATAATTGATCAGGAGAGCGATGGGTTTACCTGCCAGGCTTTCAAACTTTAACACCGCCACGGTTTTGTCAGATGGCCCCTCAGGGTTATATCCCAGGTCCCATTGGCCGTCCGGGAAGCGCTCCCGGCGGTTGATATTCACATAGGCCTTTCCTGTCCCGAAGCCAAATCGCGCCGGCTGAAGGTTGGCTCTTGCCTGTTTCACCGCCTGGAAGGCGTAATCCTCTAATTTTCCCGTGTAAGCGATCGTTTCGGGCGTGCCTTTCGTGTATGCGCCAGCCACCGTAGGAGCGCTGTGGACGTGCTCGCCGGCGAGGATCACATGGTCGGCAGGGATGCCCAGCTCCTTACTGATGCGCTGGGATAGCTGCTGCCACACGCCGTCCGGCATTCCAATCAATTCCCAGGACAGGATGGCGGCCTCATGCGTTCCATCGCTCAACACAATGGCACGCGCGTAAATGTGGTCGTGAATTTTCTGAAAACCCTGTTTGCGGCCCTCGTACCCGCTCATGGGAAGTGCCGCATCAGCGGGCGGAGTGATATCCACACGTGCGGCTCCCACGGAGAGGGTTCCCTGAGGAGCCCCGAACGCAGCCAGAGCGCAGGCCCCGCCGAGAATCATTAAACAGCATCTCATGCCAAGAGAAAACAGGTGGCGCATCGCAATCTCCTGATCCAGGTCGTTTGTGGGGCAAGCTTCAGCAGAGTTTATATGCCTCCTGCACAAGGGTGTCAATCGGCATTTTCCACTTGATTTCCCCACACACGCGGTTGCCCCCTTTCCCTTTACTTTCTCCCTTTCAGCCGGTATTCTCACTAGTCATAGGGTTCCAGGGTGACCCGGCCAGCGCGGCGGGCACAGCGTTTTTGCGCGGATCTTCTAACCGGATTTATGCCAAACGGCGCCACGCCAACAGAGGCCGGCCAGTTGCGACTGCGAAGGGTCCTGACGCTCTGGGACCTTGTCTTCTACGGCCTTGTTCTCATCCAGCCCACGGCCCCGATTCCACTCTTTGGAGTAGCGCAGAAACTCTCCAACGGCCACACTGTCACCACCATTCTGATTGCCATGTTTGCCATGATGATCACCGCCTTCAGCTATGGGCGCATGGCGGCCGTCTATCCATCGGCAGGGTCGGCTTACACGTACGTCGGCAAGGCCCTGAATCCGCACCTCGGATTCCTGATCGGATGGGCCATGCTGCTCGATTACATTCTGCAGCCATTGTTGAACTCCATCTGGATTGCCGTGGCCATCCACAGCCGCTATCTTCCCCAGATGCCCTATGCCGTGGCCGCCTTTTTAGTGGTAGCCTTCATGACAGCGTTGAACCTGCGCGGCATCAGAACCTCGGCCGGCGCCAACAAGATCCTGCTGGTTTGCATGTGTACCGTCATCGCGGTATTTCTTGTCCTGGCGGTCTGGTATCTCTATTCCGGCGGCGGCTGGGGCGGCCTGTTCTCAACGCAGCCTTTCTATAACCCTCAAACTTTCAACGGCCATCAGATCTGGATGGCGACGTCTTTCGCCGCGCTCACCTATAT
Encoded here:
- a CDS encoding secondary thiamine-phosphate synthase enzyme YjbQ — encoded protein: MKAHTQYLWFNTKKKREFINITAEIEKALEAANIQEGLVLASAMHITAGVYINDAEDGLIGDIDEWLEQLAPFRSDYRHHQTGETNGDAHLKNLLVGHQVLVPVTRGRLDLGPWQQVYYAEFDGQRRKRVLIKVLGE
- the pdhA gene encoding pyruvate dehydrogenase (acetyl-transferring) E1 component subunit alpha, with the translated sequence MKSGNSSRGAVHVPDASASIAEAHLVEQQERARQKDPQLLRDLLEKMLLIRRFEEKSAEMYTLGKIGGFCHLYIGQEAVGVGAIAALEPEDAVLCSYRDHGQALARGMDPGAIMAELFGKRTGCSKGKGGSMHLFDPAVGFLGGHGIVGGQIPLAAGVAFAAKYLGQSRVTLCFFGEAAVNIGSFHESLNLAQLWKLPVVFICENNEFGMGTPILKTSAIRDLSEKAGSYDMARAVVDGMDVLSVYDGISEAVERARKEDLPTLIEARTYRFMGHSMSDPAHGTYRTREELAEHRQRDPIKRFTSTLESLGIINQEYIDDLDSRIREVVDQAVAFADESPDPAPEDLATDVYLP
- a CDS encoding pyruvate dehydrogenase complex E1 component subunit beta, producing MAVLAFREALNQAMREEMQRDERVFLMGEEVGAYNGAYKVSKGLLDEFGPKRVLDTPITELGFTGLGVGAAMAGLRPIVEMMTFNFSLLALDQIVNSAAKMLYMSGGQVGAPMVIRGPGGAGHQLSAQHSQALEAWFCHIPGLKVVTPSTPADAKGLLKTSIRDNNPVIFIESEVLYGLKGEVPEGEYTIPLGVAEIKRPGNDVTLVAHAKMVHVALEAAEELEKEGIDAEIIDPRTLRPLDTETILQSIRKTNRAVIVEEGWPFCGIGAQVVDTIQHQAFDYLDAPILRVTGVDVPMPYAKPLEHLHAPDKARVIDAVHRVTYKN
- a CDS encoding pyruvate dehydrogenase complex dihydrolipoamide acetyltransferase — protein: MASRVLMPKGSDTMTEGKVLKWLKNEGEQVANGDALVEIETDKVDMEVESMASGVLRKVLVQAGETVPVGQMLAVIGKAEEDISSLVSSNGGAAAAKPPAGPQKTETGSKEAAPPQPLARAAAPGPGPAPTPQPTEGGRVLASPLARRIARDTGLDLAAIQGSGPGGRIIRRDVESAAATGAPSAASRVQFAPQGPEFRDEPLSQMRKTIAQRLAQSLGPVPHFYLTIDVDMKKAKELRESANKLNPNLKLTYNDIIVKACAVALIQHPDVNASFTGNAIRYHNRVHLGIAVAIDGGGLITPVVRDCNLKTLQQISTESKDLIARARTRKLKPEEYTGGTFSVSNLGMMGIVEFSAVINPPEGAILAIGSVEEKPVVENGQITIGFRCRMTLSCDHRVVDGATGARFLQSLQQILENPILMAL
- a CDS encoding ferritin-like domain-containing protein; the encoded protein is MAKAKTLKELCLHELEDIYDAEKRIVKALPKMADAASGADLRKALEHHLEQTKGHVQRLENVFQNLSEKPKGKTCDGIKGILAEGEDTVSDTGSEAVRDAAIIAACQRVEHYEMAVYGSVRSWMNQLGETSSEGLLQQTLEEEKEADKTLTTIAIGSANVRAQTAHP
- a CDS encoding AI-2E family transporter — translated: MQENPVGSPVRDADWPKRLVFWASVAASLFLCVWYRLDIILLAFAGALLAIILHACADWLERHTPRAISHGLSYAAILLGIVIVAALIGYWVIPSVIAEVGQISQIIPNSIAQIKQYLGQSGWGRHLVEIAQNVAGAAGQGRQLTTVTRILEGTIEGAVVILVVGLYGAFYAQGYAARLLDLVPDKHRARVTEASQEVVYTLRWWMIAQLIPMVVLGISTAIGLWLLQVPMALILGIFTGAMIFIPYVGSWLAFVPTVLVALTKGPSTTIYVVALYLAIHVAEGYALTPLVQKKAVLLPPVMTILSQLFMWKVAGLLGVALATPIAAASLVLVKTLYLHEEVKS
- a CDS encoding neutral/alkaline non-lysosomal ceramidase N-terminal domain-containing protein, which translates into the protein MRHLFSLGMRCCLMILGGACALAAFGAPQGTLSVGAARVDITPPADAALPMSGYEGRKQGFQKIHDHIYARAIVLSDGTHEAAILSWELIGMPDGVWQQLSQRISKELGIPADHVILAGEHVHSAPTVAGAYTKGTPETIAYTGKLEDYAFQAVKQARANLQPARFGFGTGKAYVNINRRERFPDGQWDLGYNPEGPSDKTVAVLKFESLAGKPIALLINYAVHGVVMGPDNLEVSGDLPGATSRFVEQYYRGDIPTRSDGGWDLQLQPKDKTNGVVALWTSGAAGDQNPIVMDQDNDFSMVDALGRILGEETVRVANNIKDLSSESSVWGGQRVINCPGRQVVPGPHPNGEFKFEDADPVDIRLSLLMLNNIAVTGVSGEVLTPIFLRLEKESPFRHTIMVTHANGLSGYIPNDAAYNQVSYEVRTTHLKPGCAETGIVNGLVDMMNQR